The following are encoded together in the Bradyrhizobium quebecense genome:
- a CDS encoding AMP-binding protein produces the protein MLAGIWAELLGVERIGRHDNFFELGGHSLLAVQLMERLRRLSLGVEVRTLFARPVLCDLAASLGSHREVAVPANLIDEHSTAITPRMLPLIELTQEEIDRVVATVPGRVANIQDIYGLSPLQDGILFHHLLASRGDPYLLVSQMAFAKRGLLDGYLGAVQEVVDRHDILRTAFVWEGLSSPAQVVWRKAALDVLEVELDENGGSGREQLKRRFDPRQYRIDLGRAPLMRFVIAREPGSGRWLLLQLLHHLTGDHTTLEVMHAEVRAVLAGRGHELAVPQPFRNLVAQARLGIDAKAHEAFFQEMLGDIDEPTLPFGLREVHGDGSGIGEAHRMLPQALNDRLRAQARRLRVSLASLCHLAWGQVVALSSGREQAVFGTVLFGRMHAGAGADRAMGLFINTLPVRLDLDGAGVEASVQATHARLSELLAHEHASLALAQRCSGVAAPAPLFSALLNYRHNTPAAKSGSGTDDVLAGIERLGGEERTNYPLTLSVEDFGEALGLTAQVAEPISADRVCGYMQHTLEQLADALEQAPDRPVRELDILPAAERSYLLEELNRTAAAYPSQRCIHELFEQQVQKAPEAVAVVCADERLSYGELNARANRLAHHLIAFGVKPDLPVAICLERSPAMVVGVLAILKAGGAYLPLDPAYPSARLRQVLEDAAPPLLLADAAGRAALGGDGLTGVTVLDLETATPAWAELPATDPDPRALGLTSRHLAYVIYTSGSTGTPKGVMVEHRSLVNYLWLAQIRLYERLFKQSRGAVRLLRF, from the coding sequence ATGCTGGCCGGGATCTGGGCCGAGCTTCTCGGTGTCGAGCGCATCGGGCGTCACGACAACTTCTTCGAACTCGGTGGCCACTCGCTGCTGGCGGTGCAGCTGATGGAGCGGCTGCGGCGGCTGTCGCTCGGGGTGGAGGTGCGCACCCTGTTCGCCAGACCGGTGCTTTGCGATCTGGCCGCAAGCCTTGGCAGCCATCGCGAGGTGGCGGTGCCCGCCAACCTGATCGACGAGCACAGCACGGCGATCACGCCGCGGATGCTGCCGCTGATCGAGCTGACGCAGGAAGAGATCGACCGGGTCGTCGCCACGGTGCCGGGCAGGGTCGCCAACATCCAGGACATCTATGGCCTGTCGCCGCTGCAGGACGGCATTCTGTTCCATCATCTTCTGGCCAGCCGGGGCGATCCCTATCTGCTGGTCAGTCAAATGGCGTTTGCCAAGCGTGGGCTGCTGGATGGCTATCTTGGTGCGGTTCAAGAGGTGGTGGACCGCCACGACATTCTGCGCACGGCCTTTGTCTGGGAGGGCCTGTCGAGCCCGGCGCAGGTGGTGTGGCGCAAGGCGGCCTTGGATGTGCTCGAGGTCGAGCTGGACGAGAATGGCGGTTCCGGTCGCGAGCAGCTGAAGCGGCGGTTCGATCCGCGTCAGTACCGCATCGATCTTGGCCGGGCGCCCTTGATGCGCTTCGTGATCGCGCGCGAGCCGGGCAGCGGGCGCTGGCTGCTGCTGCAGTTGCTGCATCATCTGACAGGGGATCACACGACGCTGGAAGTGATGCATGCCGAGGTGCGGGCCGTGCTGGCGGGACGCGGGCATGAGCTTGCTGTACCGCAGCCGTTCCGCAATCTGGTGGCGCAGGCGCGGCTTGGCATCGATGCCAAGGCGCATGAAGCGTTCTTCCAGGAGATGCTGGGCGACATCGACGAGCCGACGCTGCCGTTCGGGCTTCGCGAGGTGCATGGCGACGGCAGCGGGATCGGCGAGGCGCATCGGATGCTTCCGCAGGCGCTCAACGATCGACTGCGCGCTCAGGCGCGGCGGCTCAGGGTGAGCCTTGCGAGCCTGTGCCATCTGGCCTGGGGGCAAGTGGTGGCGCTGAGCAGCGGCCGAGAGCAGGCGGTGTTCGGCACGGTGCTGTTCGGCCGCATGCATGCGGGTGCGGGCGCCGACCGTGCGATGGGCCTGTTCATCAACACCCTGCCGGTGCGGCTCGACCTTGACGGAGCCGGTGTCGAGGCGAGCGTGCAGGCCACGCATGCGCGGCTTTCCGAGCTGCTGGCGCATGAGCATGCCTCGCTGGCGCTGGCGCAACGCTGCAGCGGCGTTGCGGCGCCGGCGCCGCTGTTCAGCGCGCTGCTGAACTACCGCCACAACACGCCGGCGGCCAAGTCCGGCTCAGGAACGGATGATGTCCTGGCCGGCATCGAACGGCTGGGCGGGGAAGAGCGCACCAACTATCCGTTGACGCTATCGGTGGAGGATTTTGGCGAGGCGCTCGGCCTGACGGCGCAGGTGGCGGAGCCAATCTCTGCGGATCGGGTCTGCGGCTACATGCAGCACACGCTCGAGCAGCTAGCAGATGCATTGGAGCAGGCTCCCGACAGACCGGTGCGGGAGCTGGACATCTTGCCGGCGGCTGAACGCAGCTATCTGCTGGAGGAGCTGAACCGGACGGCGGCGGCCTATCCGTCGCAGCGGTGCATCCACGAACTGTTCGAGCAGCAGGTGCAAAAGGCGCCGGAGGCGGTGGCGGTGGTCTGCGCGGACGAGCGGTTGAGCTATGGCGAGCTCAATGCGCGGGCCAACCGCCTGGCGCATCATCTGATCGCCTTCGGGGTCAAGCCGGACCTGCCGGTGGCGATCTGCCTGGAGCGCAGCCCGGCGATGGTGGTGGGGGTCTTGGCGATCCTCAAGGCGGGAGGGGCCTATCTGCCGCTGGACCCGGCCTATCCCAGCGCGCGGCTGCGCCAGGTGCTCGAGGATGCGGCGCCGCCGCTGCTGCTGGCCGATGCGGCCGGACGCGCCGCGCTGGGCGGCGACGGGCTCACCGGCGTGACGGTGCTGGATCTGGAGACGGCGACGCCGGCCTGGGCGGAGCTGCCGGCCACCGATCCGGACCCGCGCGCGCTCGGCCTCACCTCACGCCATCTCGCCTATGTCATCTACACCTCCGGCTCAACCGGCACACCAAAGGGCGTCATGGTCGAGCATCGGAGCTTGGTCAACTATCTGTGGCTGGCTCAGATCAGGCTTTATGAGCGTTTGTTCAAACAGTCGCGTGGTGCAGTTCGCCTCCTTCGGTTTTGA